A genomic window from Micromonospora violae includes:
- a CDS encoding low temperature requirement protein A: protein MLRRTEFFRGLGDSKSPPSATVLELLFDIVYVFALARLAGRVADDLTIVRETLLSEAGQTVLFFTAMWMIWSLSALLASTYDPRRPDLQAILLATMFGTLVLAVSLPQAFGQRGVIFACTYVVIQVGRPLFLSFALRGHPVHVFALRVLTWHLASGVLWISGGISGGLGRGIFWTIALGIEMIGAATTYPLPRLGPRQIDRLGVTVSQEHLAERFNQFFMIALAEVVLEAGAAVSFPGFSTAGTITLVASFVAVVSFWRIYFYHVRTGRASSPSGEGIMLSRWASYSLLLIVGGIICTAVGFGQVIEDPHPPVDWALVAILFGGPVLFLIGRSSLEKASRTAPRCRVLYLGAVALIVAAPVMVLLPPVAVAAAVAVILAGITMFDQRAHRQAHQRGLEANPTL from the coding sequence GTGCTGAGGCGCACCGAGTTCTTCCGTGGGCTCGGGGACAGCAAGAGCCCACCCTCGGCGACCGTCCTGGAACTGCTCTTCGACATCGTCTACGTCTTCGCGCTCGCCCGCCTCGCCGGGCGGGTCGCGGACGACCTGACCATCGTTCGGGAGACGCTGCTCTCCGAGGCGGGCCAGACCGTCCTGTTCTTCACCGCAATGTGGATGATCTGGTCGCTCAGCGCTCTGCTGGCCAGCACCTACGACCCTCGACGCCCCGATCTGCAGGCCATCCTGCTGGCGACGATGTTCGGCACGCTGGTGCTGGCTGTCAGCCTGCCGCAGGCCTTCGGTCAACGTGGCGTGATCTTCGCCTGCACCTACGTCGTCATCCAGGTTGGCCGACCGCTCTTCCTGTCGTTCGCCCTGCGCGGCCACCCGGTGCACGTGTTCGCACTCCGGGTGCTGACCTGGCACCTGGCGTCCGGCGTGCTCTGGATCAGTGGCGGCATCAGTGGTGGTCTCGGTCGAGGCATCTTCTGGACCATCGCTCTCGGCATCGAGATGATCGGCGCCGCCACCACCTACCCCCTGCCCCGACTGGGCCCGAGACAGATCGACAGACTGGGGGTCACCGTCTCGCAGGAGCACCTCGCCGAGCGGTTCAACCAGTTCTTCATGATCGCTCTCGCCGAGGTGGTGCTCGAGGCCGGTGCGGCGGTCAGCTTCCCGGGCTTCTCGACCGCGGGAACCATCACCCTCGTCGCCTCGTTCGTGGCGGTCGTCTCGTTCTGGCGGATCTACTTCTACCACGTCAGAACCGGCCGCGCCTCGTCCCCGAGTGGGGAGGGGATCATGTTGTCGCGGTGGGCGAGCTACAGCCTGCTGCTGATCGTCGGTGGCATCATCTGCACCGCCGTCGGCTTCGGGCAGGTCATCGAGGATCCGCACCCGCCGGTCGACTGGGCTCTGGTGGCCATCCTCTTCGGCGGGCCGGTGCTGTTCCTCATCGGGCGCAGCTCCCTGGAGAAGGCGAGCCGGACCGCGCCACGCTGCCGGGTGCTGTACCTCGGCGCGGTGGCGTTGATCGTGGCGGCCCCGGTGATGGTGCTACTCCCGCCGGTCGCCGTGGCGGCCGCCGTGGCCGTGATCCTGGCCGGCATCACGATGTTCGACCAGCGAGCCCACCGGCAAGCCCACCAGCGTGGATTGGAGGCCAACCCCACGCTGTGA
- a CDS encoding flavin-containing monooxygenase — translation MRIAVVGAGFAGVSAAKVLRQSGFDVTVFERAPDVGGVWSRTRRYPGLHTQNDKGTYHLSDLPMPAHYPQWPSGEQVQQYLESYVEKFGLASTLRLGTEVASAELVNDETGWLVASRPAGAQDPLTVERYDHLVVANGIFSDPLVPSFEGHASFAAAGGRVLATGEFHDIETARGKNVLVVGYGKSSCDVAVPVSEVATQTHVVARELLWKMPRKLGGALNYKYLLLTRMGEALFRYLHLKGFERFLHGPGNGLRQRMVDSVGSVATRQFKLRELGLVPAGSFQDIARSTVSLATEGFFERATDGRITVHRDQVITELLVDGGRPAARLADGTVLAADLVICGTGFRQHVPFFDDALHARLQDEAGNFMLYRQILPVGVPRLTFAGYNSSFFSPLSAEMAAVWTAAYLRGGITLPTEGRMRDEVRARLAWMTARTNGRHARGTNIIPFSMHNIDEVLDELRLNVGPLTRARQWLLPVAPGSYRRVTAQMIRRTADPVSAINDDDPMKLDKVRR, via the coding sequence ATGAGGATTGCCGTCGTTGGTGCCGGATTTGCCGGTGTGAGCGCAGCGAAGGTGCTGCGGCAGAGCGGATTCGACGTCACCGTGTTCGAACGGGCACCGGACGTCGGTGGGGTGTGGAGTCGGACCCGGCGTTACCCGGGCCTGCACACCCAGAACGACAAGGGCACCTACCACCTCTCCGACCTGCCGATGCCCGCCCACTACCCGCAGTGGCCGTCCGGCGAGCAGGTCCAGCAGTACCTGGAGAGCTATGTGGAGAAGTTCGGGCTGGCCAGCACGCTGCGCCTGGGCACGGAGGTCGCCTCCGCCGAACTCGTCAACGACGAGACCGGGTGGTTGGTCGCGTCCCGGCCGGCGGGCGCCCAGGACCCACTGACGGTGGAGCGGTACGACCACCTGGTCGTCGCCAACGGCATCTTCTCCGACCCCCTCGTCCCGTCCTTCGAGGGGCACGCGAGCTTCGCCGCCGCCGGCGGGCGGGTACTGGCGACGGGGGAGTTCCACGACATCGAGACGGCCCGAGGCAAGAACGTCCTCGTGGTCGGGTACGGCAAATCGTCCTGCGATGTGGCCGTCCCGGTGAGTGAGGTCGCCACCCAGACCCACGTGGTGGCGCGCGAACTGCTCTGGAAGATGCCCCGCAAGCTCGGTGGTGCGCTCAACTACAAGTACCTGCTGCTCACCCGGATGGGGGAGGCGCTCTTCCGCTACCTGCACCTGAAGGGCTTCGAGCGGTTCCTGCACGGCCCGGGCAACGGTCTGCGCCAACGCATGGTCGACAGCGTCGGCTCGGTCGCGACCCGCCAGTTCAAGTTGCGCGAACTGGGTCTCGTGCCCGCCGGCAGCTTCCAGGACATCGCCCGCAGCACGGTCAGCCTCGCCACCGAGGGGTTCTTCGAGCGGGCCACCGACGGCCGCATCACCGTGCACCGGGACCAGGTGATCACCGAGCTGCTGGTCGACGGTGGCCGGCCCGCCGCGCGCCTGGCCGACGGCACGGTGCTCGCCGCCGACCTGGTGATCTGTGGCACCGGCTTCCGCCAGCACGTGCCGTTCTTCGACGACGCGCTGCACGCCCGGCTCCAGGACGAGGCCGGCAACTTCATGCTCTACCGGCAGATCCTGCCGGTCGGCGTACCGCGGCTGACGTTCGCCGGCTACAACTCGTCGTTCTTCAGCCCGCTCAGCGCGGAGATGGCGGCGGTCTGGACGGCCGCGTACCTGCGCGGTGGGATCACCCTGCCGACCGAGGGTCGGATGCGTGACGAGGTACGCGCCCGGCTGGCCTGGATGACCGCGCGGACCAACGGGCGGCACGCGCGCGGCACGAACATCATCCCGTTCTCGATGCACAACATCGACGAGGTGCTCGACGAGCTCCGGCTCAACGTCGGCCCGCTGACCCGGGCTCGGCAGTGGCTGCTCCCCGTCGCCCCGGGCTCGTACCGCAGGGTGACGGCACAGATGATCAGGCGTACCGCCGACCCGGTATCCGCCATCAACGACGACGACCCGATGAAACTGGATAAAGTGCGCAGATAG
- a CDS encoding AraC family transcriptional regulator: MDAVTVRTDDVDQARAEVGRVFCPHRLTPQAGVHSVRLRMSARRAGGVGVVDLDYGQTVRIQPPALETFYLVQIPHAGSTQVRHAGQTVTSTPEVASVLSPYDSSDMRWSEGSPHRIFYADRRAVDRELARLLGRPVDDPVRLDVGMLMTTPTAQAWARGVAFLADELSQPADASLFDHPQVAARFEQALIGKLLLAHRHSHSHLLAEPGRHVHPGRLVRRACALISEHHGEALTVGDVAEALRVSVRTLQDCFRRDMQTTPTAYLRACRLDAAHRTLRAAAPGVSVTAVALQHGFVHLGRFATEYRSRFGETPSTTLRR, translated from the coding sequence ATGGATGCGGTCACGGTCCGGACGGACGACGTCGACCAGGCGCGCGCCGAGGTGGGCCGGGTCTTCTGTCCGCACCGGCTCACCCCGCAGGCGGGTGTGCACAGCGTGCGACTGCGGATGTCGGCTCGCCGGGCCGGTGGGGTGGGCGTCGTCGACCTCGACTACGGGCAGACCGTCCGCATTCAACCGCCCGCGCTGGAGACCTTCTACCTCGTCCAGATTCCGCACGCGGGCAGCACCCAGGTCCGGCACGCCGGTCAGACCGTGACCTCGACACCCGAGGTCGCCTCGGTTCTGTCCCCGTACGACAGCTCGGACATGCGGTGGTCCGAGGGGTCGCCGCACCGGATCTTCTACGCCGACCGGCGCGCCGTCGACCGGGAACTCGCCCGCCTGCTGGGCCGCCCGGTGGACGACCCGGTCCGTCTCGACGTCGGCATGCTCATGACCACGCCGACGGCGCAGGCGTGGGCGCGCGGGGTGGCGTTCCTCGCCGACGAGCTGTCGCAGCCGGCGGACGCGTCCCTGTTCGACCACCCGCAGGTCGCCGCCCGTTTTGAGCAGGCACTCATCGGCAAGCTGTTGCTGGCCCACCGGCACAGCCACTCCCACCTTCTGGCCGAACCGGGTCGGCACGTCCACCCCGGTCGTCTCGTCCGTCGGGCCTGCGCCCTGATCTCCGAGCACCACGGCGAGGCGCTGACCGTCGGTGACGTCGCCGAGGCGTTGCGGGTGAGCGTACGAACGCTGCAGGACTGTTTCCGTCGTGACATGCAGACCACCCCGACGGCGTACCTGCGGGCGTGCCGGCTCGACGCGGCGCACCGCACGCTCCGCGCGGCCGCGCCGGGGGTGTCCGTCACGGCGGTCGCGCTGCAACACGGTTTCGTGCACCTCGGACGGTTCGCGACCGAGTATCGGAGCCGGTTCGGCGAGACGCCGTCGACGACCCTGCGGCGGTGA
- a CDS encoding MerR family transcriptional regulator has product MLIGELAERAGTSPRTLRYYEAHGLVRAQRSANGYRIYDEAELRVVREIRALLDVGFGLDDVRPFVACLRAGNSSGDVCPDSVVVLRRKIAEVDAVIDRLGAVRHQLHGQLTHAIAHREKTCLRSWK; this is encoded by the coding sequence ATGCTCATTGGCGAGTTGGCTGAGCGGGCCGGCACGAGCCCTCGCACGCTGCGCTACTACGAGGCGCACGGGTTGGTACGGGCGCAGCGCTCCGCCAACGGCTACCGCATCTACGACGAGGCGGAGCTGCGGGTCGTACGGGAGATCCGGGCGCTGCTCGATGTCGGCTTCGGCCTCGACGATGTCCGTCCGTTCGTCGCCTGCCTGCGGGCCGGCAACAGCTCCGGCGACGTCTGCCCGGACTCGGTCGTGGTGCTGCGGCGCAAGATCGCCGAGGTCGACGCCGTCATCGACCGGCTCGGCGCGGTGCGCCACCAACTGCACGGTCAACTCACCCACGCGATCGCCCATCGGGAGAAGACATGTCTCAGAAGTTGGAAGTAG
- the trxA gene encoding thioredoxin, whose protein sequence is MSQKLEVGSLVTVTDDTFAELVLASDRPVVVDFWANWCPPCKAIEKSLVELAQEFGDRMVVAKINSDENPVATRSYRVMSLPTLLVFRQGEVVGSTVGSRPKTYLRQTLTAQAGW, encoded by the coding sequence ATGTCTCAGAAGTTGGAAGTAGGTTCGCTGGTCACCGTGACCGACGACACGTTCGCGGAACTGGTGCTGGCCAGTGACCGGCCCGTGGTCGTCGACTTCTGGGCGAACTGGTGCCCGCCCTGCAAGGCCATCGAGAAGAGCCTCGTCGAACTGGCCCAGGAGTTCGGTGACCGGATGGTCGTGGCGAAGATCAACTCCGACGAGAACCCGGTAGCGACCCGTAGCTACCGGGTGATGTCCCTGCCCACGCTGCTGGTGTTCCGTCAGGGCGAGGTGGTCGGCTCGACCGTGGGGTCCCGGCCGAAGACGTACCTGCGACAGACCCTGACCGCACAGGCCGGGTGGTAG
- a CDS encoding glycoside hydrolase family protein yields the protein MVAVLVTGVIVVVQPTGPTPAPAATQALDAPTPPSSQPGAPSATAPTATASPAGATPTPTPTPAVRPTTGRPVAPANPVATSKRKGVGVWTFDGVSQALANSGASWYYTWDVKHQGVTSPQGTEFVPMIWGAKSVTATNLQQAKQNGRYLLGFNEPDLQGQAEMTVEQALDLWPQLQATGLPLGSPAVAWGGDRPGEWLDRFMSGAKQRGYRVDFIALHWYGGDFTTANAVNQLTSYLRAVHDRYRLPIWLTEFALIDFSNGVRFPTQAQQAAFLTAATRMLGGLSWLQRYAWFGLPATDKDQTGLFRTGSTPTAVGRAYQAAR from the coding sequence GTGGTCGCCGTACTGGTGACCGGGGTGATCGTCGTGGTGCAGCCGACCGGGCCGACGCCCGCCCCGGCGGCGACCCAGGCCCTCGACGCGCCCACGCCCCCGAGTTCGCAGCCCGGCGCACCCAGCGCGACCGCACCCACCGCCACGGCGAGCCCGGCGGGGGCGACCCCGACCCCGACCCCGACGCCGGCGGTGCGGCCGACAACCGGGCGTCCGGTCGCCCCGGCGAACCCGGTGGCGACCTCGAAGCGCAAGGGTGTCGGGGTGTGGACCTTCGACGGCGTCAGCCAGGCGCTGGCCAACTCCGGGGCGAGTTGGTACTACACCTGGGACGTGAAGCACCAGGGCGTCACCAGCCCGCAGGGCACCGAGTTCGTCCCGATGATCTGGGGGGCGAAGAGCGTCACCGCCACCAACCTGCAACAGGCCAAGCAGAACGGCCGCTACCTGCTCGGGTTCAACGAGCCGGACCTGCAGGGCCAGGCGGAGATGACCGTCGAGCAGGCGTTGGACCTGTGGCCGCAGTTGCAGGCCACCGGCCTTCCGCTGGGCAGCCCGGCGGTGGCCTGGGGCGGCGACCGGCCGGGCGAATGGCTAGACCGGTTCATGTCCGGGGCCAAGCAGCGCGGCTACCGCGTCGACTTCATCGCCCTGCACTGGTACGGCGGCGACTTCACCACCGCCAACGCGGTCAACCAGCTCACGTCGTACCTGCGGGCCGTGCACGACAGGTACCGGCTGCCGATCTGGCTCACCGAGTTCGCCCTGATCGACTTCTCCAACGGCGTGCGCTTCCCCACCCAGGCGCAGCAGGCCGCGTTCCTCACCGCGGCGACCCGGATGCTGGGCGGCCTGTCCTGGCTCCAGCGGTACGCGTGGTTCGGCCTGCCCGCCACGGACAAGGACCAGACCGGGCTGTTCCGTACCGGCAGCACGCCCACCGCCGTGGGCCGCGCCTACCAGGCGGCGCGCTGA
- a CDS encoding NAD-dependent epimerase/dehydratase family protein encodes MTNSALPRRVVVTGATGKLGRAVVAHLRAVGVDVLAVDRAGGRDPRDVHGEFLLVDLTDYGQVVEAFTGGADEHAGGIDAVVHLAAVPAPGLMSNATTFANNSAATYNVFSAARAAGIKRVVWASSETVLGLPFDTPPPYAPVDEEYAPRPESTYSLNKALEEEMARHFCRWDPELVMVGLRFSNVMDVEDYAPFPSFDADPRLRRWNLWGYIDARDGAQAVERSLAHDRPGADVFIIANADTVMTRSSASLMAEVYPGVEVRKELGEHETLLSIDKARRVLGYEPQHSWRNHVDQT; translated from the coding sequence ATGACCAACTCCGCACTGCCCAGACGTGTCGTCGTCACCGGTGCGACCGGCAAGCTCGGCCGCGCCGTCGTCGCCCATCTGCGCGCCGTGGGCGTCGACGTGCTGGCCGTCGACCGCGCCGGTGGCCGCGACCCGCGCGACGTGCACGGTGAGTTCCTCCTGGTCGACCTCACCGACTACGGGCAGGTGGTCGAGGCGTTCACCGGCGGCGCTGACGAGCACGCCGGCGGCATCGACGCGGTCGTGCACCTGGCGGCGGTCCCGGCCCCCGGGCTGATGTCGAACGCGACGACCTTCGCGAACAACTCCGCCGCCACGTACAACGTCTTCTCCGCCGCCCGGGCGGCCGGGATCAAACGGGTCGTCTGGGCCTCCAGCGAGACGGTGCTCGGGCTGCCGTTCGACACCCCGCCGCCGTATGCGCCGGTCGACGAGGAGTACGCGCCCCGTCCCGAGTCGACGTACTCCCTGAACAAGGCACTTGAGGAGGAGATGGCGCGGCACTTCTGCCGCTGGGACCCGGAGCTGGTCATGGTGGGCTTGCGCTTCTCCAACGTGATGGACGTCGAGGACTACGCCCCGTTCCCGTCGTTCGACGCGGACCCGCGGCTGCGCCGGTGGAACCTGTGGGGCTACATCGACGCCCGCGACGGCGCGCAGGCGGTCGAGCGTTCGCTCGCCCACGACCGGCCCGGTGCCGACGTCTTCATCATCGCCAACGCCGACACCGTGATGACGAGGTCCAGCGCCAGCCTGATGGCCGAGGTCTACCCGGGTGTCGAGGTCCGTAAGGAACTCGGCGAGCACGAGACCCTGCTCAGCATCGACAAGGCCCGCCGGGTGCTGGGCTACGAGCCGCAGCACTCCTGGCGGAACCACGTCGACCAGACGTAG
- a CDS encoding VOC family protein: MDITIHTCALPHTDPDASLAFYRDALGFEVRSDVGQGTMRWITVGPADQPGTSILLAPPGADPGTTEDERRAITEMMAKGTYGWILLATRDLDTTFEKVQAGDAEVIQEPTEQPYGIRDCAFRDPAGNLVRIQELR, encoded by the coding sequence ATGGACATCACGATTCACACCTGCGCCCTGCCACACACCGACCCGGACGCCTCCCTGGCGTTCTACCGCGACGCCCTCGGCTTCGAGGTCCGCAGCGACGTCGGTCAGGGCACGATGCGTTGGATCACGGTCGGTCCGGCCGATCAGCCCGGCACGTCCATCCTCCTGGCGCCGCCGGGCGCGGACCCCGGGACCACCGAGGACGAGCGCCGCGCCATCACCGAGATGATGGCCAAGGGCACCTACGGCTGGATCCTGCTGGCCACACGGGACCTCGACACCACTTTCGAGAAGGTGCAGGCCGGCGACGCCGAGGTCATCCAGGAGCCGACCGAGCAGCCGTACGGCATCCGCGACTGCGCCTTCCGCGATCCCGCCGGCAACCTGGTCCGCATCCAGGAGCTCCGCTGA
- a CDS encoding glyoxalase, whose translation MTSIASVTLDVADLAAAQRFYTAAFGLDEQIRLRASDAPTSGFRGFTLALTVAQPATVDSLIGTALDAGATSLKPAAKSLWGYGGVVQAPDGTIWKIATSAKKDSGPATRQIDEIVLLLGVADVAASKRFYVERGLAVAKSFSRMYVEFAAGSSPVKLALYRRRALARDLGVTPDGTGSHRLTIGGDAGQFTDPDGFAWEAASLATAK comes from the coding sequence ATGACATCCATCGCATCCGTCACCCTCGACGTGGCCGACCTCGCGGCCGCCCAGCGCTTCTACACCGCCGCCTTCGGTCTGGACGAGCAGATTCGCCTGCGGGCCTCGGACGCACCGACGAGCGGCTTCCGTGGGTTCACGCTGGCGCTCACGGTCGCCCAGCCGGCCACCGTCGACAGCCTCATCGGCACCGCCCTGGACGCCGGTGCCACGTCGCTGAAACCTGCTGCGAAGTCACTCTGGGGCTACGGTGGTGTCGTGCAGGCCCCGGACGGGACGATCTGGAAGATCGCGACCTCGGCGAAGAAGGACAGCGGCCCGGCTACCCGGCAGATCGACGAGATCGTGCTCCTGCTCGGAGTCGCGGACGTGGCGGCGAGCAAGCGGTTCTACGTGGAGCGCGGCCTTGCCGTGGCGAAGAGCTTCAGCCGCATGTACGTCGAGTTCGCAGCTGGGTCCAGCCCGGTGAAGCTGGCGCTGTACCGACGTCGTGCCCTCGCCAGGGACCTCGGCGTCACCCCCGACGGCACCGGGTCGCACCGACTCACGATCGGCGGCGACGCCGGGCAGTTCACCGACCCGGACGGGTTCGCCTGGGAAGCCGCGTCGCTGGCGACCGCGAAGTGA
- a CDS encoding pyridoxamine 5'-phosphate oxidase family protein, protein MTDVAPRGLEQRLRDTRTRLESDVDLWVATAGSSEGVHLIPLSFLWDGTAFLVSTARDSVTARNLVADRRVRLSLGPTRDVVIVEGTAEPVDIAELGPETGDAFATKTGFDPRALNEPYQYFLIRPQRIQAWREANELKGRVLMRDGRWLG, encoded by the coding sequence ATGACTGACGTTGCGCCGCGTGGGCTTGAGCAGAGACTTCGGGACACTCGCACCAGACTGGAGAGCGACGTCGACCTCTGGGTCGCGACGGCGGGCTCCTCCGAGGGCGTCCATCTCATCCCCCTCTCGTTCCTCTGGGACGGGACCGCCTTCCTCGTCTCGACGGCGCGCGACTCGGTCACCGCCCGCAACCTGGTGGCGGATCGCCGGGTACGGCTCAGCCTCGGGCCGACGCGCGACGTCGTCATCGTCGAGGGCACCGCTGAGCCGGTGGACATCGCCGAGCTCGGCCCGGAGACGGGTGACGCGTTCGCGACCAAGACGGGCTTCGACCCGAGGGCTCTCAATGAGCCCTACCAGTACTTTCTGATCCGACCGCAGCGCATCCAGGCCTGGCGGGAGGCGAACGAGCTGAAGGGACGCGTCCTCATGCGGGACGGCCGCTGGCTCGGCTGA
- a CDS encoding PPOX class F420-dependent oxidoreductase, giving the protein MSKPPLPEAAVAMLQKPNPAVMTTLRNGGQPVSAATWYLWQDGRILVNMDASRRRLEHVRNDPRVSLTVLDEAGWYTHVSIIGHVVELRADEGLADIDRLSEHYTGNAYPRRERARVSALIEIDRWHGWGSLKDNNQVG; this is encoded by the coding sequence ATGTCCAAGCCACCGCTTCCCGAGGCCGCGGTCGCCATGCTCCAGAAGCCGAACCCCGCCGTCATGACCACCCTCCGCAACGGTGGTCAGCCGGTCTCGGCCGCCACCTGGTACCTGTGGCAGGACGGTCGGATCCTGGTCAACATGGACGCGAGCCGCCGCCGGCTGGAGCACGTCCGCAACGACCCACGGGTGTCCCTGACCGTGCTCGACGAGGCCGGCTGGTACACCCACGTCAGCATCATCGGGCACGTCGTCGAGCTGCGCGCCGACGAGGGTCTCGCGGACATCGACCGGTTGTCGGAGCACTACACGGGCAACGCGTACCCCCGCCGGGAACGTGCCCGGGTCAGCGCTCTGATCGAGATCGACCGCTGGCACGGCTGGGGCTCGCTCAAGGACAACAACCAGGTCGGCTGA